One window from the genome of Myxococcales bacterium encodes:
- a CDS encoding alpha amylase C-terminal domain-containing protein — protein MPRSICSLLALGLAACGGPAARRDASDVPSGPDKTAHAFSLWAPNATAVFVQGDFNTWNATDTPMIAMEGGMWQVSVPGAQVGQGYQFVIHHEGGGVTRPDPRGRAMTNSIGHSLIVDPTAYAWQHGGVAMPPWNEQIIYEMHIGSFNDAPGGGPGTFASAMARLDDLAELGVNVIELLPIAEFAGDYSWGYNGAHPFAIESGYGTPDDFRALVDAAHARGIAVVVDVVYNHWGPQDLSLWCFDGPCLGEDNGGIYFYTDWRRESGWGPRPDYGREEVRAYIADNVMMWLEEYNVDGLRFDSTVNIRNASGTDVPEGWWLLQAINDRVDAQYSGRIMIAEDLQGDAWLTKATGEGGAGFDAQWDGGFFHPIHAVLVAPEDGQRSMTVVAEALRGGAAGAPFARVVYTENHDEVANGKQRLPVMIAPNDPAGYHARKRSMLGAALVLTAPAIPMLFQGQEFLEDGYFRDDDPLDWSRAQTFAAVRALYRDLIALRRNLADTTRGLTGDRSDVFHVNDVDKVIAMHRWYDAADAGNVVVAFNFADKAYTGYQLGVPSCGTWQVRFNSDATAYGSDFGNVGATSVAASATPRDGLPCSISLPLGRYAAVILSK, from the coding sequence TACCGCTGTATTTGTGCAAGGTGACTTCAATACGTGGAACGCGACCGACACGCCGATGATCGCGATGGAGGGCGGCATGTGGCAGGTCAGCGTGCCAGGTGCGCAGGTCGGCCAAGGCTATCAGTTTGTCATCCATCACGAAGGCGGCGGCGTGACGCGGCCCGATCCACGCGGCCGAGCGATGACCAATTCGATCGGCCACAGCCTGATCGTCGATCCTACCGCTTATGCCTGGCAGCATGGCGGCGTCGCGATGCCGCCGTGGAACGAACAAATCATCTACGAGATGCACATTGGCAGCTTTAACGACGCGCCCGGTGGCGGGCCGGGCACGTTCGCCTCGGCGATGGCGCGGCTGGACGATTTAGCCGAGCTTGGTGTCAACGTCATCGAGCTGCTGCCAATCGCAGAGTTCGCTGGCGACTATAGCTGGGGCTATAACGGCGCGCATCCGTTTGCCATTGAGAGCGGGTACGGCACGCCCGATGACTTTCGTGCCCTGGTCGACGCGGCGCATGCGCGCGGCATCGCGGTGGTGGTCGACGTCGTTTACAACCATTGGGGGCCGCAAGACCTCTCGCTGTGGTGCTTTGATGGGCCCTGCCTCGGCGAGGACAATGGCGGCATCTATTTCTACACCGATTGGCGCCGCGAGAGCGGCTGGGGACCTCGTCCGGATTACGGACGCGAAGAGGTGCGGGCCTATATCGCCGACAACGTCATGATGTGGCTTGAGGAGTACAACGTCGATGGCCTGCGGTTTGACTCGACGGTGAATATCCGCAACGCGAGCGGCACGGATGTGCCCGAGGGCTGGTGGCTGCTGCAGGCGATCAACGACCGCGTCGACGCGCAGTATTCTGGCCGCATCATGATCGCGGAAGATTTGCAAGGCGATGCCTGGCTGACCAAGGCCACTGGCGAAGGCGGCGCGGGCTTTGATGCGCAATGGGATGGCGGGTTCTTTCACCCCATCCATGCCGTGCTCGTCGCCCCTGAAGATGGCCAGCGTTCGATGACGGTAGTCGCCGAGGCTTTGCGAGGAGGCGCAGCCGGCGCGCCATTTGCGCGCGTGGTCTATACTGAAAACCATGACGAGGTTGCCAACGGCAAGCAGCGGCTGCCGGTGATGATCGCGCCAAACGACCCAGCAGGCTATCACGCGCGTAAGCGCTCGATGCTCGGCGCCGCGCTCGTGCTTACGGCGCCTGCGATTCCCATGCTGTTCCAAGGCCAAGAGTTTCTCGAAGATGGCTATTTTCGCGACGACGATCCGCTCGATTGGTCGCGCGCCCAGACGTTTGCCGCCGTGCGCGCGCTGTATCGCGATTTGATCGCGCTGCGCCGCAACCTCGCCGACACCACGCGCGGCCTCACCGGCGACCGCAGCGACGTCTTTCACGTCAACGACGTCGACAAGGTCATCGCCATGCACCGGTGGTATGATGCGGCCGACGCCGGCAACGTGGTGGTGGCCTTCAATTTTGCCGACAAGGCGTATACCGGGTATCAGCTCGGCGTCCCCAGCTGCGGCACATGGCAGGTGCGATTTAATAGTGACGCGACGGCGTATGGCAGCGATTTCGGCAATGTTGGCGCGACCAGCGTCGCCGCGAGCGCCACGCCGCGCGATGGCTTGCCGTGCAGCATTTCGTTGCCGTTAGGCCGCTACGCCGCCGTGATCTTGTCGAAGTAG